A window from Candidatus Latescibacterota bacterium encodes these proteins:
- a CDS encoding TlpA family protein disulfide reductase produces TWCPPCRKEMPAMEKLHKKLQGQEFIMVSVSLKESARKVGEFFKKRNLTFAALLDPKGHASKKFGIAQIPTTFVLNKNGDIIGKALGPRRWESKAAVDFFKQLSRMN; encoded by the coding sequence CCACCTGGTGCCCCCCCTGTCGGAAGGAGATGCCGGCCATGGAAAAGCTTCACAAAAAATTACAGGGCCAGGAATTTATCATGGTGTCTGTGAGCCTTAAAGAGTCTGCCAGGAAAGTCGGTGAATTTTTCAAAAAACGAAATTTGACCTTTGCGGCGCTGCTTGATCCGAAGGGTCACGCCTCCAAAAAATTCGGGATCGCTCAAATTCCAACGACATTCGTCTTGAATAAAAACGGCGATATCATCGGTAAAGCACTAGGTCCCCGTCGCTGGGAAAGCAAAGCGGCTGTAGATTTTTTCAAACAACTCTCCCGCATGAATTAA